Proteins encoded within one genomic window of Thermococcus celer Vu 13 = JCM 8558:
- a CDS encoding formate--phosphoribosylaminoimidazolecarboxamide ligase family protein, with translation MIGRDEILGILEGYDPGRIAIGVIGSHSALDIADGAKEEGLPVLVVAQRGRHRTYAEYFRQRKKKDGLTKGFIDEVIVLERFGGIIEIQEELRRRNVIFVPNRSFVVYTGIDRVENEFLVPLFGSRNLLRSEERSEEKSYYWLLERAGLPYPEAVKPEEIDDVGLVIVKLPHAKKRLERGFFTAASYREFREKAERLKKLGVITEEDLARARVERYIIGPVFNFDFFYSPIDGEIELLGIDWRFETSLDGHVRLPAGQQLTLPEHQFEPEYTVCGHASSTLRESLLEKVFDMAERYVEATKKYYPPGIIGPFTLQTAVDKDLNFYIYDVAPRTGGGTNIHMAMGHPYGNALWRKPMSTGRRIGLEVKRAIELDELEKVVT, from the coding sequence ATGATAGGTCGCGACGAGATCCTGGGGATCCTTGAGGGTTACGACCCCGGGCGGATAGCAATCGGGGTCATCGGAAGCCATTCCGCCCTTGACATAGCCGATGGAGCGAAGGAGGAGGGCCTCCCCGTTTTGGTCGTGGCCCAGCGCGGGAGGCACAGAACATACGCGGAGTACTTCAGGCAGAGAAAGAAGAAGGACGGCCTGACGAAGGGCTTCATCGACGAGGTAATCGTTTTGGAGAGGTTCGGCGGAATCATTGAAATTCAGGAGGAGCTGAGGAGGAGAAACGTCATCTTCGTTCCCAACCGCTCCTTTGTGGTCTACACGGGCATTGACAGGGTCGAGAACGAGTTTTTGGTGCCGCTCTTCGGGAGCCGCAACCTGCTGAGGAGCGAGGAGCGTAGTGAGGAGAAGAGCTATTACTGGCTCCTTGAGAGGGCGGGGCTTCCGTACCCCGAAGCCGTAAAGCCGGAGGAGATAGACGACGTCGGCCTGGTCATCGTCAAGCTCCCCCACGCGAAGAAGAGGCTCGAGCGCGGCTTCTTCACGGCCGCTTCATATAGGGAGTTCCGGGAGAAGGCCGAACGCCTGAAGAAGCTCGGCGTGATCACGGAGGAGGACCTCGCGAGGGCAAGGGTAGAGCGCTACATAATAGGCCCCGTCTTCAACTTCGACTTCTTCTACTCGCCCATCGACGGGGAGATCGAGCTCCTCGGGATAGACTGGCGCTTCGAGACGAGCCTTGACGGCCACGTGCGCCTTCCAGCGGGCCAGCAGTTGACCCTGCCCGAGCACCAGTTCGAGCCCGAGTACACCGTGTGCGGCCACGCGTCCTCGACGCTCCGCGAGAGCCTCCTTGAGAAGGTCTTCGACATGGCCGAGCGCTACGTGGAGGCAACCAAGAAGTACTACCCGCCCGGGATCATCGGCCCCTTCACGCTCCAGACCGCCGTCGACAAGGACCTGAACTTCTACATCTACGACGTCGCCCCCCGGACGGGCGGCGGGACGAACATCCACATGGCCATGGGGCACCCCTACGGCAACGCCCTCTGGAGGAAGCCCATGAGCACTGGAAGGAGGATAGGCCTCGAGGTAAAGCGCGCAATCGAGCTGGACGAGCTCGAGAAGGTCGTTACGTGA